The genomic stretch TCTCCGAAATCATCGGAACTGCATACCATTTAGCATTTAAGGAAGAAAAGTCGTATTCGGGATGTTCAATCGATACTTCAAGAATGATTTCATTAGGAATCTTGAAATACTTTGGTTCGTTATTGTCTAAAGAATAAACAATGGGCAAAACATCGAAGTTAGTATGATTCCCCCTCCAACCTAGTCTTTCACATTCCTTTGTAAAATTGATTGATTTTGGGTCACCAATTATTCCATTTTCAGTTTCATAGCCAGCATATCGTATTAATTGGTGATTATGGATCGTTAGAGAATTGTTTGTTCCTAGATTCGCTTTAAATACTGTAATTGTAGGCAAAATCTTACCCGAATTTGTAGCATATTTTATATGATGTAAGATTTCCTGTTCAATACTATCATCATCATTAATATGGCGAGCATCTAAAACATGGAGTTTATCCCAAAACAATCTACCAATGCAACGGTTACTATTGCGCCACGCCATTTTTGCACCGTGTTCTAATTCTTCATATGTATGAGTGTAAAACCCAGTCTCTTGAATTTCGGTTTCAATACATTTTAATCGAGCTTCTATTTGACCAGATTGATTAAGCTCCTTATAACATTGTGAAATAAATTGTGATGCTTCTTTATATAAAGCTGATGTTGTTATCATAGTAATCTCCAGTAGGGTAAATTAAAAATTGATTATTAGTTATTTATTATACCCCACAAATAATTAGGAGAAAATTAATATAAAATATATATGTTTTAAGTAGAAATTGAAGAAAAGTCTAAAGATTTTGTCAAAAGGAATACCAAACTGTATAATGTAATGGTACATAATTTTAATTAAAAAAAGGATGGATGAGTTTGTCTACTTTAGATGCAAAGTTACAAATGTTAAAAGAACTAACAGATGCAAACGGTGTAGCTGGATTTGAACATGAACCACGTGAAGTAATGAGAAAATATATTACCCCACTGGCTGATGAGGTAGTAACTGATAACTTAGGTAGTTTAATAGCAGTTAAAACTGGTGACCCAAACGGACCAAGAATTGAAGTTGCTGGACATCTTGATGAAGTTGGCTTTATGGTAACTCAAATTGATGATAAAGGATTTTTACGTTTCCAAACAATTGGCGGCTGGTGGTCTCAAGTTATGCTTGCACAACGTGTTACCATTACTACAAAAGAAGGAAATATTACAGGAATTATCGGTTCAAAGCCACCTCATATTATGAGTGCAGAAGCAAGACGAAAAGTTGTAGATATTAAAGATATGTTCATAGATATCGGTGCTTCAAGTAAAGAAGAGGCATTAGAGTTCGGCGTGCGTCCTGGCGATCAAGTAGTGCCATATTTTGAATTCCAAACGATGAAGAACGAAAAATTATTACTAGCAAAAGCTTGGGATAACCGCATCGGCTGTGCTATTGCAATTGACGTATTAGAGCAATTACAAGGTCAAGCACATCCTAATGTCGTATTTGGTGTTGGTACTGTACAAGAAGAAGTAGGACTACGTGGTGCAAAAACATCTACATACAAAATCCAACCTGACATTGGTTTTGCACTAGATGTTGGCGTTGCTGGTGATATGCCTGGTGTATCTGACAGAGAAGCACAAGGAAAATTAGGAAAAGGACCACAAATTGTTTTATACGATGCTTCAATGGTATCTCACAAAGATCTAAGAGAGTTCGTTGTAAGTGTTGCAGATGAAGTAGGAATACCATATCAATATGAAGCAATGCCTGGTGGTGGAACAGATGCAGGTTCAATGCACATTACAATGAATGGTGTGCCTGCAATTGCAATCACAATCCCAACTAGATATATTCATTCTC from Arthrobacter citreus encodes the following:
- a CDS encoding nitric oxide synthase oxygenase, with product MITTSALYKEASQFISQCYKELNQSGQIEARLKCIETEIQETGFYTHTYEELEHGAKMAWRNSNRCIGRLFWDKLHVLDARHINDDDSIEQEILHHIKYATNSGKILPTITVFKANLGTNNSLTIHNHQLIRYAGYETENGIIGDPKSINFTKECERLGWRGNHTNFDVLPIVYSLDNNEPKYFKIPNEIILEVSIEHPEYDFSSLNAKWYAVPMISEMNLEIGGISYSAAPFNGWYMGTEIGARNFADEFRYNMLPKVATLIGLDTKRNSTLWKDRALVELNIAVLHSYKKNGVSIVDHHSAAQQFLQFEKQEEACGRELTGNWKWLIPPMSPATTHVFHKRYDDTMIKPNFFPK
- a CDS encoding M42 family metallopeptidase; amino-acid sequence: MSTLDAKLQMLKELTDANGVAGFEHEPREVMRKYITPLADEVVTDNLGSLIAVKTGDPNGPRIEVAGHLDEVGFMVTQIDDKGFLRFQTIGGWWSQVMLAQRVTITTKEGNITGIIGSKPPHIMSAEARRKVVDIKDMFIDIGASSKEEALEFGVRPGDQVVPYFEFQTMKNEKLLLAKAWDNRIGCAIAIDVLEQLQGQAHPNVVFGVGTVQEEVGLRGAKTSTYKIQPDIGFALDVGVAGDMPGVSDREAQGKLGKGPQIVLYDASMVSHKDLREFVVSVADEVGIPYQYEAMPGGGTDAGSMHITMNGVPAIAITIPTRYIHSHSGILHRDDYENTVKLIVEVIKRLDRQTVDRLTYN